ACCAGGATGACACGCTGCACGGGAAACCGCTGCAACACCGTCTGCAGCATGCCCTGCAGGGTTTTCGTCTCCCCGACATTGCCGGGGTGGACCGTGTGCATGAGCGGCAGGCCGTCGGCGGTTTGCACGACGCCGAGCACGAATTGCCGGGCGATGCCACCGGTTTCCTTGTTCATGCCATAGGCGCGGAGGTCGTCGTCAACCTCTCCGTCGCCATGGATGCGCACCGTGGTCAGGTCGTAGAAGACCACGGCCAGGTCCCGATCGACCAGCGGACGGATTTGTCTGGCCAGTTCCATCTCGACCCGCTCGGCATGGTCCATCAGCGCATCCATGGCGCGGAGCAGATGTTGATGCGTGACGGTGTCCGGCATCGCCGGCATGGCGACCGTTTCCAGCCAGCGCAGGCAGCCCAGCTTGCTTGTGGGGTCGCACAACCGATTGAACACCATGGCGCGGACCAGCGCCTCCACGTCGACTTTCCGCTTGCCGGAACGCAGCGCACGGCCGAGGGCATGATCGAAACCAAGGTCCTTCCACAACTCGTGCAGGGCAAAGACGTCGCCATAGCTGCGCGCCGCCTCGTAGGTGATCTCGGCCTTCTCGGGCTCGACCCGACCCGCGGCGCGACTGAGCCCCCGGATCAGCGCATCGAGCTGGCCATCCTTCATCCCGTCCACGCGCCCCAGATTGGCCACGACGCGCAGCCGGGGCTTGCCCGCCTCGTTACGGAAGGACTCGACAATCTGCAGATAGCGACGCCCGCCGCTCTCGGTGATGCGCGTGAACATGGCATGCAGGATATCGCACGTTTGGGCGCATTCATAGGGTCTTAAACATCATAACGTGTAACTACACGACTTCGGCCGAACTGCCCACCTCGCGCGCCTTAAGCTATTGAAATCCCATACCTGCGCTGAACGCGCTCACGCAGATTCCCCCGGATTTTGTCGAAGTTCGGAAGTCCATCGCTAAGGTCTGGACAAACGGGTCCAAGTGCCTGGTTGCGGGGCAATGTCGGGGCTGGGGTAATACGATTTTCCGCCGATGCGTCCCCTCATAGGTTCCACGGCGCCTATAGCCTCACGCGTTCAAGTACGCTTGCACTACCGTTTCTATTTTCGCCGCGTGCTTGTAAAGATCCTCAGGTCCCTCAACCCGGACTTTTGTTTCCACCTTCTCGGCGTTGAAAAAGCCAATATTCTTTGTTGTGGATGAATTGAAGTACAGGCGACATATCGGGCGTCGGTTGTTGTCGTCCATAAGGATAGCACAATAACTTTTGGCATCCCTAATCGTGATGCGTTCGATGGGGGCAATTCTCGCTGCGATGGCGCGAACGATCATGAAACCTTCGCGTTCTTCCTGCGTGGTCTCGATTTCAGAATCTGCCGCTACCTCGCCGGACGCAGGCTTTTCCGCGGTTTTAGAACCTTCATCACGGAATGTGATGCTAAGCTTGTCTTGAATGCGGTCGCGGATAAGCTCGTCGAGGGCTGCTTGTATCGATGGTTTAAGTTGCTCTGAGACAGACTTTGTAATGGAGCCATCGTGAATTTGGCGGCCAACCAGCCGCACGAACTCATCGTCGGGATCTTCGAGTTGGTGCTTGAGGTATGCCGCCGCCAATTTCGTATATTTTAGATTTGATGCTGCCTCTATAATTGAATCTATCGCAAATGAGTTCTTGTGGAATCGGGAAAGCTCTTGAATTTGAGATTTGTCGTGTTTTTGGAAGTCAAATGTGAAGAATGGGCGCTTGTCCATTTTGTTTGGTTCATCTGTATCAGAGAAAAACCATGCTTCTTTCCCGTTTGTGAGAATGGCTAGCCGTGCCTCTGTGACATGAAAGTACCGAAAAAGCTGGTTGAATTGGGTGTCGCCCAGCTTGCAGTTGATCGGTTTGGCTTCAACCAGCATGGCAATCTTGCCGTCGATCTTGATCACAAAATCGACTTTCTCGCCCTTCTTCATGCCGACATCGGCCACAAACTCTGGCACGACTTCTTCAAGGTTGAAAACGTCGAAGCCGAGGCTCTGAATAAAGGGGAGGATGACGGCAGTTTTTGTGGCCTCTTCAGTTAGAGCTTGACGCGCCGCAGCCTTTGAACGAGCGGCCAGTGCCTCAACCTGCTCTTGAAACTCGCCCATAAGCCACCCCATTTGCTGCTTGATTCCTCAAGTTCACCAGCAAAACGCGTAAGTGATTGATATTGTTATGGCGAGATTGGCCAAAATGTAACTACGCGAAGGTGGTCAGGCGGGTTTTGGCAGGTTCAGGGTGTCGAAGAGCTCCAGTTGTTCGGGGGTCGGGGTGGTGAGGCCATCGAACTTGCGGTCGGCGATCCGGGCTTCGTGGCGGTGGATGCGGGCGAGCAGGTCGAGCGCGGTGCGGGGGCTGGCGTCATGTCCTTTGGCCTTCAGCCGCATGCGCATGACACGGTAGAGGACGAGGGCGAGAAAGCAGATCAGCGCGTGGGCGCGGATGCGGTCGGGCAGCCGGTGGTGGACCGGGGCGATCTCGATGTCGGATTTCAGGACGCGGAAGCCGCGTTCGATATCGGCCAGCGACGTGTAGCGGGTAACGGTCTCGGCGGGCGTCAAGTCGGGGGCGTTGGTCAGGAGCGCGAGCTTGCCGTCGAAGAGCTCCGCGCGCGCGACGGCGTCCTCGTCAACACTCCAGCTGAACCGGTCGGCCTGCAGGTCTGCCTTGAGGAAGCGCGTCATTTCCGCCTCGGCGACGGCGCGGGTGAAGCGGCTATAGGCGCCCCGGTCGGAGGCACGGCGACCTCGCGCGGTCTGGCCGCCGTCCTGCGCGTCGAGCTTTGCGACCATCTTTTCGGCCTGGGCTTCAAGCTCGGCGATGCGCGCGCGGCGCCGGTCGGATTGGTCGGCGGCTCGAACGGGATCATGGGCGACGATCAGGCGGTGGCCGGCGAAGCTGCTTTCCGCCAACCCGTCCTCGTCGAAAGCAAGGCCCTGGAAGGTTTCGACCAGATCGGCATAACGACGGGCGGGAACCGCGAGGATGAATTCCAGCTTGCGGTCGTCCTGATCGGCCAGGGCGGTCAGCTCGTCGATGTTTTCAAGGCTGAGCAGACCGCGGTCGGCCACCAGGATGACACGCTGGACGGGGAAGCGCTGCAAGACTGTCTTGAGCATGCCCTGCAGGGTTTTCGTCTCGCCGATGTTGCCCGGGTGAACGGTATGCATGAGCGGCAGGCCGTCCGCGGTCTGGACCACGCCCAACACGAACTGCCGGGCGATGCCGCCGGTTTCCTTGTTCATCCCGAAAGCGCGAAGGTCGTCCGCGACATCCCCGTCGCCATGGATGCGCACCGTGGTCAGGTCATAGAAGACCACGGCCAGATCGCGATCGACCAGCGGACGGATCTGTTTGGCAAGCGCGCCTTCGACGGTATCGGCGTGATCCATCAACGCATCCATGGCGCGGAGCAGGTGTTGATGGGTGACGGTGTCCGGCATCGCCGGCATGGCGACCGTTTCCAGCCAGCGCAGGCAGCCCAGCTTACTTGTGGGGTCGCACAACCGATTGAACACCATGGCGCGGACCAGCGCCTCCACGTCGACTTTCCGCTTGCCGGAACGCAGCGCACGGCCGAGGGCATGATCGAAACCAAGGTCCTTCCACAACTCGTGCAGGGCAAAGACGTCGCCATAGCTGCGCGCCGCCTCGTAGGTGATCTCGGCCTTCTCGGGCTCGACCCGACCCGCGGCGCGACTGAGCCCCCGGATCAGCGCATCGAGCTGGCCATCCTTCATCCCGTCCACGCGCCCCAGATTGGCCACGACGCGCAGCCGGGGCTTGCCCGCCTCGTTACGGAAGGACTCGACAATCTGCAGATAGCGACGCCCGCCGCTCTCGGTGATGCGCGTGAACATGGCATGCAGGATATCGCACGTTTGGGCGCATTCATAGGGTCTTAAACATCATAACGTGTAACTACACGACTTCGGCCGAACTGCCCACCTCGCGCGCCTTAAGCTATTGAAATCCCATACCTGCGCTGAACGCGCTCACGCAGATTCCCCCGGATTTTGTCGAAGTTCGGTGATTCGCTCATTCGCTTAAGCGTAAATTCGCAAATAGTAAAAGGCGCCGAAGTATTAGCGTCAAGATGCGCGCTGCCGGATGCGTCTGCAGATAAGGCACTGATCCGCCCCTTCGGCCTCAATCCCGCCGCCGCAGCCACTCCATCACGGCGGGGCGCACCGATTGAACGCCGGTCGCCCGGGCGGCGTCGATCACGGCGCGGGCCTCGGCCAGGTTGCTTTTGCGCAGCATGTGCTTGACCGGCCCGATAGAGGCCGGGCGCATCGACAGGGCGTTCAGGCCGATGGCGGCAAAGCACAACGCCTCTACCGGGCGGCCCGCGTCTTCCCCGCAGAATGACAGCGGCGTGTTGGTGTCGGCGCAGCGCTTCACGATCTGTTCCAGAAAGCTCAAGAAACTGACGTTCAGCGTGTCATAACGGCGGCGGACGCGTTCATTTTCCCGGTCGGCCGCAAAGAAGAACTGCTTGAGGTCGTTGCCGCCGATGGAAATGAAATCGGCCATCTCGAAGAATTGCCGCGGGGCGAAGGCCAGGCTGGGGGTTTCCAGCATGGCGCCGATTTCGACCTTTTCGGGCAGTACGCGGCCAAGCCGCTCCTCCCGTTCCAGTTCCATCATCATGTGTTCGCGCGCCGCGCGGAATTCGTCGAGTTGGGCGACGAAGGGGAACATCACGCTCAGCGGGCGCCCTTGCGCGGCGCGGATCAACGCCTGCAACTGCATCCGCATGACGCCGGGTTTGTCCAGCCCCACCCGGATCGCCCGCCAGCCCATCGCCGGGTTCGGCTCATCCTGCGGCTTCATGTAGGACAGGACCTTGTCAGATCCGATGTCGAGCGTGCGGAACACCACGCGCTTGCCCTTGGCTGCATCCATGACGCGCGAATAGGTCGCCGCCAGTTCCCGCGCCGCGGCACGGTGGACCGCGTCAGGAATTGCAGTTCGGTCCGGAAAAGCCCCACCCCCTCGGCCCCGGAGTTTTCCAGCGAGGGCAGATCGGCCATAAGGCCGGCATTCATGGTCAGCTTGATCCGGTGGCCGCACAGCGTCAGCGCCGGTTCCTTCCGGATCCGGGCATATCGCTTCTGCGCCTTGGTCTGCATCGCGATCTTGTCGGTAAAGGCGACGGCGACGCTTTCCTCCGGGCGCAAATGCACGACCCCCTGCTCGCCATCGACGAGGATCGGATCGCCGTTCAGCGCCTCGGTCGTGATCCGCCCGGCATGGACGACCAGCGGGATCGCCAGCGCGCGGGCCACGATGGCCGCATGGCTGCCGACCGAACCCTCCTCCAGCACGATTCCGCGCAGGGAGCGGCCATAGTCCAGCAACTCACCGGGGCCGATATTGCGCGCAATCAGGATCGGGTCGGCGGGGCGTTCGGCGCCGGTGCGTTCCCCCTGGCCTGTCAGGATGCGCAACAGCCGGTTGGACAGATCGTCGAGATCGTGCAGCCGTTCGCGCAGATAGGGGTCGGGCACCGTCTGCATCCGGGCGCGTGCGGCCGACTGTTCCTTCTCGACGGCGGCCTCGGCCGACAGACCGCGGGTGATGTCTTCTTCCATGCGCCGCTTCCAGCCCCGGGAATTGGCGAACATGCGATAGGCTTCCAGAACCTGGAACTGTTCCTTGTCGCCGGCGGGGGCTGCGCTCAGCATGTCTTCGACGGTCACGCGCAGCCGGTCCACCGCTTCGCGCAGGCGGGCAAGTTCCGTTTCGGGGTCGTCCGCGATCGGGTTCGTGACCACCACGCGCGGTTCGTGCAGCCAGACATGGCCGATGGCCACGCCCTCCTGCCCCACCGTGCCCTGAAGCGTAACCGGGCGCTGGTGCAGCGCGGCCAGTGCCTCGCCCTCGCCGACGAAGGCGCCAAGCTCTGTCATCTCGGCCAGAACCATGGCGACGACTTCCAGCGCATAGATCTCGTCGTCTGAATACTGCCGGCCTTCGCGCGACTGCACGACAAGAACGCCCAGCCGTTCCCCCAGCCGCTGGATCGGCACGCCAAGAAAGGACGAATAGATCTCCTCCCCCGTCTCGGGCATGAAGCGAAAGCCGCGTTCTTGCGGGGCGTTGCCGGTGTTGATGGGGTGGGCCGTCTTGGCGACGCGCCCGACTAGCCCTTCGCCCACGCGCAGGCGGGTCTGGTGTACGGAGTCGGGGTTCAGGCCCTCGGTCGCGCAAAGCTCCAGCGTGTCGGCATCGCGGAACAGATAGATGGAACACACATCGGTGCCCATCTGCCCGGCGATGATGGACGTGATGCGGTCAAGCCGTTCCTGCCCGGCGCCCGGCTCGGCAAGGGATTCCCGCAGCCGACCAAGCAGCCTGCGGCTGGCACTTTCGGTTTCGTCGGCCATAGGGCCCCGTGTCAGGCTGCGTTTTCCAATTCGAACGCATCATGGAGGGCTTGCACGGCAAGTTCCATATATTTCCGGTCGATCAGTACGGAAATCTTTATCTCCGAGGTTGTGATGACCTTGATGTTTATACCTTCAGCGGCGAGCACCTCGAACATCTTCGATGCAACCCCGGCATGGCTGCGCATGCCAATGCCCACGACCGAAACCTTGGCAACGTCGGTATCGGCCAAGAGATCGTGGAAATTGATGTTGCCGTCTTCCTTGGCCTTGGCCAGCGCGTCTTTCGCGCGGGCCACCTGATTGACCGGGCAGGAAAACGTCATGTCCGTGCGCCCCTCTTCGGAGATATTCTGGACGATCATGTCGACGTTCACGCCGGCCTTTGCCAGAGGTCCGAAGATGGCGGCGGCGATGCCCGGACGGTCGGCGACCGAGATCAGCGTCATCTTCGCCTCGTCGCGCTGGTAAGCGACGCCAGAGACCACATTCTGTTCCATGATTTCCTCCTCGTCACAGACGAGCGTGCCGGAGTTTTCGTCCGTTTCCTCGAAGCTGGACAGCACGCGCAGCTTCACCTTGTAGCGCATCGCCAGTTCGACCGACCGGGTCTGCAGGACCTTCGCGCCGAGACTGGCCAGTTCCAGCATCTCCTCGAAGGCGATCCTGTCAAGCTTGCGTGCCTTGTCCTCGATCCGCGGGTCGGTGGTATAGACCCCGTCCACATCGGTGTAGATGTCGCAGCGGACCGCGTCGAAGGCGGCCGCAAAGGCCACGGCGGTGGTGTCCGATCCACCGCGGCCCAGCGTGGTGATCCGGCCCTCGGGACTGATCCCCTGAAAGCCGGCGACCACTGCGACCTTCATGCCCTCGGCGAATTTCTGGTCGATATTGGCGCGCGGGATATCCTCGATCCGCGCGGCGGAATGGGCAGAGGTCGTCTGCACCGGAACCTGCCAGCCCTGCCAACTGCGCGCCGGCACGTCCATTTCCTGAAGCGTCAGCGCCATCAACCCCGCTGTCACGTTCTCGCCCGAGCTGACGACCGCATCGTATTCGCGCGCGTCGAACAGGGGCGAGGTCTCCTCGACCCAGCCGACCAGTTCGTTGGTCTTGCCAGACATGGCCGAGACGATGACGATCACGTCATAGCCGCGCTCAACCTCGGCCCTGATCTTCTGGGCGGCATTCTTGATGCGGCCCAGATCGGCGACCGAGGTGCCCCCGAATTTCATTACCAGAACCGGCATGGCTCGCCTTGCTGTCCCTTCGTGTGAGTCCGCGATGCTCTAGGGGAACGTCCCGGGAAGGGCAAGCTCAATAGGGGTGCGGGTGTCCGTCCCATGTTTCGAAACAGCCGGTGGTCTCCAGTGTCAGTGCGTCGAACCGGGCGCGCAGCCCCGCCGCGGCTTCTTCCACCCCGATCTGTGCGTGCTGCCCGCCCATATCGGTGCGGACCCATCCGGGATGATAGACGCCAACGGCGATGCCCGCCGATTTCAGGTCCTGCGCCAGGTTGCGCCCAAGGTTCAGAACGGCCGCCTTGGACGCCCGGTAGATGTAGGATCCGCCCGGCGCACGCTCCTGCGACCCCATCATCGAGGAAATGATCGCGATCTTGGGCGCCGCGGCACGTTCGAGGTTCGGCAGCAGAGTCTGGATGGTCAGAAAGACACCCGTGACATTGGTTGCGAACATCTCCGCCCACATCGCGGGCGGATAGCCCGATGGGAGTGTTTCATGCTTGTCCAGATACTGTCCGGCATTGCAGATCAGCAGATCGACCGTCTCGCCCTCCAGCTTGCGGCCAAGGTCCCTTTGCTGTCCGGGGTCGGCCACATCAAGGTACTCCCAACGGACCCCGGCAATATGGGGCGGGTCGTCCGTTCGGGTGGTTCCGATAGGGCTGCACCCCGCCTTGGCGTAGTCCTGCAACAGGCGCAGCCCGATGCCGCGGTTTGCGCCGGTAATCAGCGGTGTCATGGTCCGTGCCTCAGTTGGTTTTGCGCGTCGGCATGAAGGGCAGGGGGGCGACGGGGATGCCGTCCTCGATCAGCCGTTTCGCTTCGTCCAGCCGCGCCTCCCCATGAATCGGGCGTTCTGGGATGGTGCCATCATGCATGTCCCGGGCTTCCTGCGCAAAGCGCAAGCCAACGTAGTCGGAGTTTTCCTCGATCTTTCGCTTGAGCTCGGCAATGGCCTTTTCGGGCGGCGTGACGGCGCCCGGCCTTGGGTCAGGCGCATTCGATGCCTCGGTCGCCACGCTGGGCGTCATGAGGGTCTTGCTCACCTTCGTTCCGGCGCAGACCGCGCATGACACCATGCCGGCGGCCAGAAGCTTGTCGAAGGCATCGGCCGACTGGAACCAGCTTTCGAACCGGTGACCTTCGTCGCAGATGAGCGTGTATCGGATCATGCCAAATGGTTCCGCAAGAACATTAATGAACGACTAACAGGCGACAGGCCGGGTGCAATGTCAACGGCGCTGTGCTTGACCGGAAGCGGGGCCGGTATATCTGCGCGAAAAGAAGCCACAAGCTGCCCAGAGGTTCGACATGCGTCTCCTGCCCGTGCTCGCCACACTCGTGTTCGCTTCGCCCCCGCTGGCGGCAATGGCCGCCCCGAGCTTCGATTTCGCGTCAATCGATGGCGGGGAAATCCGTCTTGACGACTATCGCGGCCATCCCGTTCTGGTGGTCAACACGGCCTCTCGCTGCGGGTTCACCCCGCAATATGACGGTTTGCAGGCCTTGCACGAAAAATACGGCGCGCGTGGCCTTCTGGTGCTGGCCGTCCCTTCCGATGACTTCCGGCAAGAGCTGTCAAGCGAGCAGGCGGTCAAGGATTTCTGCGACGCGAATTTCGGCCTGACCTTGCCCATGACGGAAATCACCCATGTGAAGGGCGACAACGCGCATCCGTTCTACAAGTGGATGAAGGCCGAACACCGTTTCGAACCGGGCTGGAACTTTAACAAGGTCCTTCTGGGGCCCGAGGGTGAGGTCGTGGCGACCTTTGGGTCCTTCACCAAGCCGACATCGAGAAAGCTGACGCGGCCGATCGAGGCGATGCTGGATCAGTGAGCGCGACCCGGCGGTCCATTGTCAGCGGTGCGTGCTGCGTAGGGTGATCGCCGCTGAGGTGATCGACAGGCGGGGCAGGCGGACAGGAGCGAGCCGCTTTCGGTCTTGGTCCGAACGGGCAAGAATGGGCGAAGGCCCCGATTGTTCCGCAAGAGGTTCCAGCCATGATCCGTGCCTTTGCCGCCATTGCGCTTCCCGACAGCGTGCTTGACGCGCTCGCCTGCGCGCAGGCCGAATTGCCGGTCAGCCGCCCGACGCCCGAAGACAACCTGCACCTCACGCTCGTCTTCCTTGGTGACGTACCCGAGGTCAGCCTTGAAGAAGTCCATCTGGCCTTTTCGGCCATCCGGGCGGCGCCGTTCGAACTGGTCCTGTCCGGGATGGGGGTGTTCGGGGGGCGCAAACCGCGGCTTGTCTATGCGGGTGTTGACCACAGCGATCCCCTGATCCACCTGCAGGCCAAGCTGGACCGGGCGGCGCGGTCCGCGGGAATCGAGGTCGAACGGCGCAGGTTCACGCCGCATGTGACCCTTGCCTATCTCAATGCCAAAAGGGACGACCCGCTGCGAATCGAACGCGCAGTTGCTGCGCAGGCGGGTTTTCGAACCGCGCCATTTCGGGTGGAGGGCTTCGGATTATACCAGTCGGAACTCGGCAAAGGCGGCGCACGCTATCGTGAACTCGCGTATTACGCGTTTTCCCCTTCGGAAAGCGCCGTGCCTAAGGCATAATGGCGCCACCACACAAGGGGGGAATTCATGATGGTGTGGACCATTGTGCCGGGGCAGGGCCTCGGGCGTTTGAGATTTGGCATGTCACCGGAAGAGGTCGCCGCATTGCCCGGAATGGGGCGAGCGGGGCATGTGTATCGCGGTCGCGGCAACCGGATCATGGAATACCGCGGTCTCTCGGTTCCGGTTTGCGAATACAGCGGTGGTGCGCTTTGCGCGATCGTCGCTGGTCGTCATGTCGAAGCTGTCGTGTTCGACGGCATCGATCTGTTCGCGGCGGGGCCGCGAGAGGTCTTGCACGGCTTGGAACAGCGGTTCGGCACGGCCCAGCTTTGCCAGGAGCAACTGGTTTTCGCCCCGGCCGGCTTGCGGCTCGGTGGCTATTACGATGCCCATGACCACCGCTTTTTCGAACCGGGCGTCGATTATCATGATGAACGCTTCGTCACCCTGTGCGTCCCGGATCAGGTGGTCGCCCCGTCCGAGCAGAGGGAGGAAGTCAGTCTTCCCTAGGCGGGCCAGTTTCCCCCGCTGCCCGCCCGCGCGTCGCCGCCTTTCGCATGCGGAATGCGTGTTGTCGTGCCGCATCCTCCGATGACATCATCGCCTGTTGACGCTTCCTTCGAAAAAACCTAAGCAGCAACGACCGCAGGGGTGTAGCTCAGTTGGTAGAGCATCGGTCTCCAAAACCGAGGGTCGGGGGTTCGAGTCCCTCCGCCCCTGCCAGTCAATAAAGTCCTGTCATGGAACGTTGGCTCAAGATCGTTACGCGCGCTTTGAAGCTCGGGTGAGCGGACGTTGTGCATGCGCCTGCTCTGCCCGGTTCCGACGCCCCCTATTCGTATCCTTCGAGACAGCCATTTTCGCGCAGGCGGGTCAGCAGCGGTCCAAGATGGGCCTCGTAGCGCCGCCAGGCTTCGTTGCTGCCCTTGTAGATCGGCTTGTGCACCTGCCCGGCCGAGGCCGTGCGGATCGCCCGTGTCGACTTGTGGAAGTCAAGGCAGGCCGGGTCCCAGTCAAGGCCGATTGCGTCGATCAACTGCCGCGTCATCGGCTCGGGCTCGTCGACAAGGCGCTGATAATCCAGTTCGAAGACCCGGCCGGGGAAGCGTTGATGCCAGAAGGCCATCATCTCGTCATGCATCGTGACATATTCGGCGAGATCCAGTTGGTCGTAGGTATAGCTGATCGCGGCGCTGCG
The genomic region above belongs to Rhodovulum sp. P5 and contains:
- a CDS encoding SDR family NAD(P)-dependent oxidoreductase; this translates as MTPLITGANRGIGLRLLQDYAKAGCSPIGTTRTDDPPHIAGVRWEYLDVADPGQQRDLGRKLEGETVDLLICNAGQYLDKHETLPSGYPPAMWAEMFATNVTGVFLTIQTLLPNLERAAAPKIAIISSMMGSQERAPGGSYIYRASKAAVLNLGRNLAQDLKSAGIAVGVYHPGWVRTDMGGQHAQIGVEEAAAGLRARFDALTLETTGCFETWDGHPHPY
- a CDS encoding glutathione peroxidase: MRLLPVLATLVFASPPLAAMAAPSFDFASIDGGEIRLDDYRGHPVLVVNTASRCGFTPQYDGLQALHEKYGARGLLVLAVPSDDFRQELSSEQAVKDFCDANFGLTLPMTEITHVKGDNAHPFYKWMKAEHRFEPGWNFNKVLLGPEGEVVATFGSFTKPTSRKLTRPIEAMLDQ
- a CDS encoding IS1634 family transposase; amino-acid sequence: MFTRITESGGRRYLQIVESFRNEAGKPRLRVVANLGRVDGMKDGQLDALIRGLSRAAGRVEPEKAEITYEAARSYGDVFALHELWKDLGFDHALGRALRSGKRKVDVEALVRAMVFNRLCDPTSKLGCLRWLETVAMPAMPDTVTHQHLLRAMDALMDHADTVEGALAKQIRPLVDRDLAVVFYDLTTVRIHGDGDVADDLRAFGMNKETGGIARQFVLGVVQTADGLPLMHTVHPGNIGETKTLQGMLKTVLQRFPVQRVILVADRGLLSLENIDELTALADQDDRKLEFILAVPARRYADLVETFQGLAFDEDGLAESSFAGHRLIVAHDPVRAADQSDRRRARIAELEAQAEKMVAKLDAQDGGQTARGRRASDRGAYSRFTRAVAEAEMTRFLKADLQADRFSWSVDEDAVARAELFDGKLALLTNAPDLTPAETVTRYTSLADIERGFRVLKSDIEIAPVHHRLPDRIRAHALICFLALVLYRVMRMRLKAKGHDASPRTALDLLARIHRHEARIADRKFDGLTTPTPEQLELFDTLNLPKPA
- a CDS encoding DUF1178 family protein, with translation MIRYTLICDEGHRFESWFQSADAFDKLLAAGMVSCAVCAGTKVSKTLMTPSVATEASNAPDPRPGAVTPPEKAIAELKRKIEENSDYVGLRFAQEARDMHDGTIPERPIHGEARLDEAKRLIEDGIPVAPLPFMPTRKTN
- the thpR gene encoding RNA 2',3'-cyclic phosphodiesterase encodes the protein MIRAFAAIALPDSVLDALACAQAELPVSRPTPEDNLHLTLVFLGDVPEVSLEEVHLAFSAIRAAPFELVLSGMGVFGGRKPRLVYAGVDHSDPLIHLQAKLDRAARSAGIEVERRRFTPHVTLAYLNAKRDDPLRIERAVAAQAGFRTAPFRVEGFGLYQSELGKGGARYRELAYYAFSPSESAVPKA
- a CDS encoding aspartate kinase → MPVLVMKFGGTSVADLGRIKNAAQKIRAEVERGYDVIVIVSAMSGKTNELVGWVEETSPLFDAREYDAVVSSGENVTAGLMALTLQEMDVPARSWQGWQVPVQTTSAHSAARIEDIPRANIDQKFAEGMKVAVVAGFQGISPEGRITTLGRGGSDTTAVAFAAAFDAVRCDIYTDVDGVYTTDPRIEDKARKLDRIAFEEMLELASLGAKVLQTRSVELAMRYKVKLRVLSSFEETDENSGTLVCDEEEIMEQNVVSGVAYQRDEAKMTLISVADRPGIAAAIFGPLAKAGVNVDMIVQNISEEGRTDMTFSCPVNQVARAKDALAKAKEDGNINFHDLLADTDVAKVSVVGIGMRSHAGVASKMFEVLAAEGINIKVITTSEIKISVLIDRKYMELAVQALHDAFELENAA
- a CDS encoding type I restriction endonuclease, whose translation is MGEFQEQVEALAARSKAAARQALTEEATKTAVILPFIQSLGFDVFNLEEVVPEFVADVGMKKGEKVDFVIKIDGKIAMLVEAKPINCKLGDTQFNQLFRYFHVTEARLAILTNGKEAWFFSDTDEPNKMDKRPFFTFDFQKHDKSQIQELSRFHKNSFAIDSIIEAASNLKYTKLAAAYLKHQLEDPDDEFVRLVGRQIHDGSITKSVSEQLKPSIQAALDELIRDRIQDKLSITFRDEGSKTAEKPASGEVAADSEIETTQEEREGFMIVRAIAARIAPIERITIRDAKSYCAILMDDNNRRPICRLYFNSSTTKNIGFFNAEKVETKVRVEGPEDLYKHAAKIETVVQAYLNA